A single genomic interval of Helianthus annuus cultivar XRQ/B chromosome 13, HanXRQr2.0-SUNRISE, whole genome shotgun sequence harbors:
- the LOC118485621 gene encoding transcription factor MYB14-like, with protein MGRSACCEKVGLKRGKWTVEEDEKLVKYIQSNGEGSWKSLPKNAGLLRCGKSCRLRWINYLRGDLKRGYFSVKEDEMIVMLHKSFGNRWSMIASHLPGRTDNEIKNHWNSRLSRQSYRFLKKASLDVSTLVNQKKRRLGRVSRSVAKKYNQNMFSKNNNSPSLPKVMEKQVHENLENCSNAVTTYVKDNQVHNNVISDDLESKQFEFQDDELFNIHYFLEGEAMDSSGVLSMPDEYQIEQWLREIEDENVGKNERNVDEREDESLSFFLEGEAMDSSGVLSIPDEYQIEQWLREIEDENVGKNERNVDEREDESLSLDSLKTMGVSWYDETECDIDFGFTGLNMCDEEDDMLHWLWEGGNH; from the exons ATGGGAAGATCAGCTTGTTGCGAAAAGGTAGGGCTCAAGAGGGGGAAATGGACAGTTgaagaagatgaaaaattggTTAAGTACATTCAATCCAATGGGGAAGGTTCTTGGAAATCTTTACCTAAAAATGCAG GATTACTAAGATGCGGAAAAAGTTGTAGACTGCGATGGATAAACTACTTAAGAGGAGATTTGAAGAGAGGTTATTTCAGCGTCAAAGAGGATGAAATGATCGTAATGTTACATAAATCATTTGGAAACAG GTGGTCTATGATTGCTAGTCATCTACCAGGCCGAACAGATAATGAGATTAAAAACCACTGGAACTCTCGTCTAAGTCGCCAGAGTTATCGTTTTTTGAAGAAAGCATCATTAGACGTATCCACTCTAGTTAACCAAAAGAAACGAAGACTTGGTCGTGTAAGCCGTAGTGTCGCAAAAAAGTATAACCAGAATATGTTTTCCAAGAATAACAACTCACCTTCTTTACCAAAGGTGATGGAGAAACAAGTCCATGAGAACTTGGAGAATTGTTCAAATGCTGTTACAACATATGTGAAAGATAATCAAGTTCATAATAATGTTATTAGCGACGACTTGGAGTCGAAACAGTTCGAGTTTCAAGATGATGAACTGTTCAACATCCACTATTTTTTGGAGGGTGAAGCTATGGATTCAAGTGGAGTTTTAAGCATGCCTGATGAATATCAGATAGAACAATGGTTGAGAGAAATTGAAGATGAAAATGTTGGCAAGAATGAAAGGAATGTTGATGAGAGAGAAGATGAAAGCTTGAGCTTTTTTTTGGAGGGTGAAGCTATGGATTCAAGTGGAGTTTTAAGCATCCCTGATGAATATCAGATAGAACAATGGTTGAGAGAAATTGAAGATGAAAACGTCGGCAAGAATGAAAGGAATGTTGATGAGAGAGAAGATGAAAGCTTGAGCTTAGATTCATTAAAAACAATGGGGGTATCATGGTACGATGAGACTGAATGTGATATTGACTTCGGGTTTACAGGGTTGAATATGTGTGATGAAGAAGATGACATGTTGCATTGGCTTTGGGAAGGTGGCAATCATTAA